The Intestinibaculum porci DNA window TTTGAAATCAAAAAACAATTAATCATCCCAGCTGTAAGTGGAATGATTAATTCATATAAAATATCCCATTGATAATAGCATGCCAGTAACTCAAAAGCAGATGAAATAAGTAACAAAATTGGACTGATTTTATTAAACAGTTTTCCTTTTACACCTAATAATGCTTTATACACTAAAGTATAAATAATAATTTCTTCCAGATTATAAATAATATAGTAGATCATCAGCGTTAATCTCCATTAAAGTTTATTCTTTAAATAATTAAAGTACTGTTCCTTAGCATCCTTTTTGTAATGTCTGCCTACTGGCAATTTAATATTATTAATCATCATTATATCGCAGCCTGAAAAGTCTTTAATATAATCTAAGTTCACTAAATATGATTTATGGACTCTCATAACATTGAAGTCATTCATTTTTCTTTCCCATTCTTTTAAGTTTCCATCAACCATAATCTCTTTATTATGTGTACATATTTCACAATAATTTCCTGCAGCATGAACATAAAGAATATCGCACTGACGGATGAAAAATGTATGCTGCCCGTCATTGCACTGTACGACTTCAGAATGATGGATACTGTTTTCTACTTGTTTAATATATTTTATAATATTTCCATATGTCACCGGCTTTTCAAGAAAGCCGATTGTTTTTACACTAAAAGCCACTGGCATAAACTCTTTATGAGCGGTCACAAAAACAACACGCCAAATGTAATCTAGATCAACCAACGCTTTTAAAATATCTATTCCATTTTCTTTACCTAGCTCAATATCCAGAAATAAAAGATCTACCCTATATTGATATGAAAGGATTTCTTCACCTTTCGCAAATAAGACAATATCACATTCACCCGCATCTAAATACTCTCTAATATAATCATATATTTGTTGCCTAAATATAGGCTCATCATCACAAATACCTATTCTAATCATTATCTATATATCCTTTCAAATCAATCCAATACTCACAAATTCATTATTGTTATAATACAATTTAAGTTCTCTTGTAAAGATAATCTTTATCTTTCTAGATTATTAGAAATACATCTATTGTATTAGTATAATTTATATATAATTAAAATCTGTCATTAAGATTAATCTTGATGAATACTATATGTTTTATCTCATTTCACTCCATTAATGAATGCTACTTTTTTTGCAATCAAGATCGTAGATGAGACCTAGTTAATATATCTTAACTTCCAATGATATTTGCACTAAATAGGTATTAAATCTTTATATGGAGAAATATTTCACTTTCTACAGTATGATTTGTGCTATCTTCCTTCTTCACCATGCAGGATAGCCTCTTTAATATATATTTCATCTTATTTCGATACATGTTCTAGTGTTTCGCATAAACTGCGATTTCGTCTTTTCATAACATTTGCATCAATGTCAAAAGACTTCAGAATTGTTTTCTGCGTTTTGGTTGGCGCATGATCAAGAATATAGTTTCCCTGAGAACATCTCATCAGTTCTATTTTCTCAAGTTCCCTAACCGCAGCTGGTACATTCATATAATCTTAACTTCCTAGAATTTTCTCACTATTTCAGTTAATAATTATACGTTTAATATATTCTGTTAAATGTAGATATACAAAAGCATCCTGATTAATGGAATATCATCAGGATGCTTTTTAAATTAATTTATTATACTATATCTAAACATCGTTCAACTCTTTGCACAAACTCGCGTTTCGCTTTTTCAGAACATTTGCATCAATGCCAAATGCCTTAAGAATAGCCTTCTGAGTTTTTGTTGTGGCATGATCTACTATATAATCACCTTGACCATCTCTAATTAATTGCATCTTCTCCAACTCTCTAATAGCTGCTGGTACTGTCATATAATTTGGTTTCTTTTTCATCTTTTCTTCTTCACGCTTCAATTGAATGTGCATTCTGTTTCTTAATATCAGTGCTATAAATTCCACAAACATCTTCGTTCTCATTGATTCCCCTGAATAAACTCTGATCGCATCCGCCCCCAAATAAGATTTATCTCCTCTAAATAATTTTTCGGACGTATCTCTGCTTTTATAAATCTCAAGAGCTTCTTTGGCAGTTAACGGTTCTGATGTAATAATACAGAAATATCCAAAAAGTGATAATTCTTCGATAATAACATTATTTTTTTCACTTGCACAAATAAATGTCCCATCCTTATGCATTTCAAGATTGAAATATTTACTATATTTGTTTGATATCGTCGCTTTCGTTCCTCTGAGACTATCCAGAAAATCTTTCATAGCTGCTATCTTATCCTCAAAACATTCTGTTTCCAAAGCATTTCTTTTATTAGAATAGTAAAGATGAAAATAACGATCTTTTTCATCAGAGGCATAAAGTGTTCGCTTAACTGTTTTTCCATATACCCTATATTTTGGTATAAAACAGTCTCTATCCTTTTCAAAAGTATCCTGGTTTTCCAAAACAATGCTTCTTACTAAGCTTTTTTGTCCCTTGACCATAATTATAAAAGGATAGTCTGCATGATCCAAGTCATGTATATTTGGTTTACTAAAGTAGCCTCTGTCCAAAATAAACCCAATATTCCTGTACCCATATCCCTGAGCCTTGCCAATCATATATCTCAGCTGGGATACATCCACAATACTTCCCGGATACTGCTCATAGAAAAGAGGCTGCTCATTACAGGTATCATAGGCCATAGCTATATTTACAATAGGCAATCCCTTATCAACCTTTGCATGTCCAAATTCCACCATATCTATGTCTCCAGCTTGACAGTTTTTATTGGTTGAATCATAAGAAACATAAATGCGCTTATCGTGATCTCGATTGCAGTTCCAGTCATTCATAAAGCCTTGAATTTGATTCGGTTCAACCGATGCCAGAAAGCTTGAAATCTTTGAATCGCTATATATTTTCATATGGTCCGTCATCAGAGGATGCTCAAATGCATAATAGGGATAGTACTGGCCCTGAAAATTTTCAGTTATGATCGCATAGAAAGCTAAATCAAGAATCAGATTTGCATCTTCAGATGTAAATCTTTTTTCGAGTATCTTTTTTAATTCCATCTCTCGCGCCAATTCTGATAAAACAATATAAGCCCCCACTTTAAGGCAGCCGCTTCTTTCTGAAGAATGATCTTCGGATAGCTCGTCCCTTCCAAAATATTTAATATAGTTCTGATTTGGATACATCATGCCAGCTTCATCAGCCACTTTGCCTATATTGACAAATTTAGGAATAGCATACTTTTTGTCCGGATAATACTTAGCCTCTAAAAGATATCGAACATAGCAGTTTTTACCTTTCTTTGTCTGATTGATTCTTCCTTTTTCTTCTGGAATTTTAACCAGTTCTTTCAAAAACATAAAAGCACCTCTTTTCAACGATTTTTTAGTGAGATTCTTCACTAGTATTATATCATAACTTCATAAGAAAAGATATAAAAAATAGCAAAAATAGCATGATTTTTTCAACTATTTTTGCTCTTTCGAATAAATCGATTAAGTTTTAGTGATCATTTTTCAGGAAGTTAACATATAATTAAGCCTTTTTTTCAGGTTTTTCTGTTCCTTTTTCAGTTTTGTATGCATCCTGTTTCTTATGATCAGAGCTATAAACTCAACGAATAGTTTTGTTCTCACAGACTTACTGCTATGAACCCGTAGTGTAGCACCACCCAGATAAGACTTATCTCCTCTAAAAAGCTTTTCAGAAGCATCTCTGCTCTTATAAATGGTAAGAGCTTCTTCTGCAGTCATAGGATCAGACGATATTATGCAGTAATATCCAAAAAGAGAGATTTCTTTCTCTATTACTGATGTTTTTTCGCTCGCACAAACAAACGTCCCATCTTTATGATATTCGATGTGAAAATATTTACTATACTTTTCGGATAGCGTAACCTTCTCACCTGACAGAGAATCCAAATATTTCTGCATTTCCTCAATCTGATCCTCGAATACTGCCATTTCAGCTGCTGCCTTCTCTTGGGAATAGTACAGATGAAAATACCTGTCCTTTGAATCTGAAGGATAGAGCTTTCTGGCTACCGTTTTTCCATAGCATCTGTATGGTCTGATCAGGCTTTTTCTGTCACTTTCAAAGCTTCCCTTACAATCAAGAATAATCTCTCTGACAAGCTTCTTTTGGCCCTTCACCATAATTATGAATGGATATTCTGCCTTATCCATATCATGGATATTGGTGCGACTGAAATAACCCCTATCCAGAATAAAGCCAATGTTTCTGTATCCATATCCTGATGCCTTCTCTACCATATATCTTAACTGTGAAACATCAACGATACTGCCTGGGTATTCTTCGTAAAACAGCGGAATCTCATTATTTGTATCATAAGCCATAGCAATATTGACAACCGGCAGCCCCCTGTCCACCTTAGGATGACCAAATTCGACCATATCTATATTCCCTGCCTGACAGTTTTTATTGGTTGAATCATAAGAAATATATATTCTTTCACCATGATCACGATCATGGTTCCAGTCATCAAGAAAACCCTGAATCTGATTATAATCAATTGATGAAAGAAACTCTGAAATCTTAGAATCACTGTAAATCTTCATATCTTCAGTCATCAACGGATGATTATATGCATAATCCGGATAATACTGAGACTGATTTCCTTCCGTAATGATTGAGTAAAAAGCAAGATCCAGAATAAGTGCAGCATCCCTGTCATCAAACCGGTTTTCAAGTGTCTTCTTAAGATTGAGCTCTCTTGCCAGCTCAGAAAGGACCATGAATGTGCCGCTCCTGAGGCAGCAGCTTCTTTCAGACTGTGATTCCTCAGAGAACGACTCAGTCCCAAAATATCTCACATAGTTTTCATTAGGGAACATCATACCGGGGTCATCAGACAGCTTGCCAATGATCGCAAATTTAGGAATTGCATACTTTTTTTCAGGCACATATCTGGTCTCCAGAAGATAACGAACATAACAGCTTTTACCCTTCTTCATAACATTAATTTTACCTTTTTCATCAGGCACTTTGACAGTTTCCTTGTAATACATATTATCACCCTTTTCTTCAAAATATTTAGTGCAACTTTACACTAGTATTATATCATAATTTTAGATGATAATACAGAGGAAAAAGGACAAAACATCATGAAATATTCATAATATTTTATCCTTTGATCATAAAAAAATATATTACTTAGTGCAATTTTTTCTGGAAGTTAAGAATATATGTAATCAATATAAAAATAGATCTTGATGTATTCATTATAATCTTAGATCTATATCTACCTACTCATATTTATATTCCAACTCCTATTTTCATCGATTAAGTCATGTAAACTTGCTATACTGAGCGTGAGGTGATAGATTATGATACAGCGAACAAGCTATTTAAATGAACTTATTTCCTGGAAAGA harbors:
- a CDS encoding LytR/AlgR family response regulator transcription factor, with the translated sequence MIRIGICDDEPIFRQQIYDYIREYLDAGECDIVLFAKGEEILSYQYRVDLLFLDIELGKENGIDILKALVDLDYIWRVVFVTAHKEFMPVAFSVKTIGFLEKPVTYGNIIKYIKQVENSIHHSEVVQCNDGQHTFFIRQCDILYVHAAGNYCEICTHNKEIMVDGNLKEWERKMNDFNVMRVHKSYLVNLDYIKDFSGCDIMMINNIKLPVGRHYKKDAKEQYFNYLKNKL
- a CDS encoding IS1634 family transposase, which produces MFLKELVKIPEEKGRINQTKKGKNCYVRYLLEAKYYPDKKYAIPKFVNIGKVADEAGMMYPNQNYIKYFGRDELSEDHSSERSGCLKVGAYIVLSELAREMELKKILEKRFTSEDANLILDLAFYAIITENFQGQYYPYYAFEHPLMTDHMKIYSDSKISSFLASVEPNQIQGFMNDWNCNRDHDKRIYVSYDSTNKNCQAGDIDMVEFGHAKVDKGLPIVNIAMAYDTCNEQPLFYEQYPGSIVDVSQLRYMIGKAQGYGYRNIGFILDRGYFSKPNIHDLDHADYPFIIMVKGQKSLVRSIVLENQDTFEKDRDCFIPKYRVYGKTVKRTLYASDEKDRYFHLYYSNKRNALETECFEDKIAAMKDFLDSLRGTKATISNKYSKYFNLEMHKDGTFICASEKNNVIIEELSLFGYFCIITSEPLTAKEALEIYKSRDTSEKLFRGDKSYLGADAIRVYSGESMRTKMFVEFIALILRNRMHIQLKREEEKMKKKPNYMTVPAAIRELEKMQLIRDGQGDYIVDHATTKTQKAILKAFGIDANVLKKRNASLCKELNDV